In the genome of Cellvibrio sp. KY-YJ-3, one region contains:
- a CDS encoding PQQ-dependent sugar dehydrogenase has protein sequence MTLFTPLRKLGLLACLIATPMVDAKTLDVKTETGAIQVKTIAEGLQNVWGMAFLPDGRMLVTERAGRMRIVGADGKVGAPLAGLPDIYAQGQGGLLDVILAPDFAASKRIYFSYSEPGTGGNSTAVSYATLAGDKLENVTRVFSQQPKIDSSAHFGSRLVWAPDGTLFITLGDRYSQKDKAQTLDNHQGKVVRINADGTVPADNPYVKTAGALPEIWSYGHRNVQGAAINPLTQKLWTGEHGPQGGDELNIDEATKNYGWPVITYGENYGGGKIGEGTHKAGMEQPVYKWVPSIATAGFIFYTGDKFPQWKNNILLASLREQTLVRLTLEGDKITKEERLLKKELGARFRSVVQGPDGLIYLVSDESKAKIYQLSPK, from the coding sequence ATGACATTATTTACCCCCCTGCGCAAACTCGGTTTACTGGCTTGCCTGATCGCTACCCCCATGGTGGATGCCAAAACTCTGGACGTAAAAACCGAAACCGGGGCGATTCAAGTAAAAACCATCGCAGAAGGCTTGCAAAACGTATGGGGCATGGCGTTCCTGCCCGACGGCCGCATGTTAGTCACCGAGCGCGCCGGGCGGATGCGCATTGTCGGCGCCGATGGCAAAGTAGGTGCGCCGCTCGCTGGCTTGCCGGACATTTACGCCCAAGGCCAAGGCGGTTTACTGGATGTGATATTGGCACCAGATTTTGCCGCCAGCAAACGTATCTATTTCAGTTATTCCGAGCCGGGTACCGGTGGCAATAGCACCGCAGTGAGCTATGCAACACTCGCGGGCGACAAACTCGAAAACGTCACCCGGGTATTTAGCCAACAACCTAAAATTGATTCCAGCGCGCATTTCGGTTCGCGCTTGGTGTGGGCGCCGGATGGCACCTTGTTTATCACCCTGGGCGATCGCTACAGCCAAAAAGACAAAGCCCAAACCCTGGATAACCATCAGGGCAAAGTCGTGCGCATTAATGCCGACGGCACAGTACCAGCCGATAACCCCTATGTAAAAACTGCCGGAGCACTGCCCGAGATTTGGTCTTACGGCCACCGCAATGTGCAAGGCGCCGCGATTAACCCGCTCACCCAAAAGCTCTGGACCGGTGAACATGGCCCGCAAGGCGGCGATGAATTAAATATTGATGAAGCGACCAAAAATTACGGTTGGCCGGTAATCACCTACGGTGAAAATTACGGCGGCGGCAAAATTGGCGAAGGCACTCACAAAGCGGGCATGGAGCAACCGGTTTATAAATGGGTTCCTTCTATCGCAACAGCCGGTTTTATTTTTTACACCGGCGATAAATTTCCACAGTGGAAAAACAATATTTTACTCGCCAGCTTGCGCGAACAAACTCTGGTGCGTTTGACACTGGAAGGCGACAAAATCACCAAAGAGGAGCGCCTGCTGAAAAAAGAACTGGGCGCACGCTTCCGCTCGGTAGTGCAGGGGCCAGATGGTTTGATTTATCTGGTGAGCGATGAGAGCAAAGCAAAAATTTATCAACTATCACCCAAATAA
- a CDS encoding cation:proton antiporter codes for MHAMTTTEIFLIAMVIIFTVPFLIWRLGRTDYWAPLVVVQIIMGIVLGPGVLGKAFPEYYTFVFTPDVIKSLNGIAWWAVMIFVWIAGIELDLKKAWAYKRESSITAGLALGTPLLFGCGAALAMMAFSDGWIGAKGMTWQFILGVGMACAVTALPILILLMEKLEILRQPIGQRILRYASLDDIAIWGVLALILLDWERVGRQGMFLLGFTVLAYLFRKLMVAIQEKDRWYAGFIWLAVCGLAADWAGLHYMVGAFLAGAVMDGEWFNQEDMDKLRHFVLMIIMPVFFLSTGLRTNWDVGGTAVFIAAAILLVASVAGKLAGVHAAGKILKWEKGEASIIGWLLQTKALIMIIFANVLLDKEIITNETFTALLIMAVASTMLTVPVVAPKLQKMKEIIFRSK; via the coding sequence GCCTCGGTCGCACTGACTATTGGGCACCCCTGGTGGTCGTGCAAATCATCATGGGTATAGTGCTTGGCCCGGGTGTGCTGGGCAAAGCCTTTCCTGAGTACTACACCTTTGTATTCACCCCGGATGTCATCAAATCGCTCAACGGTATTGCTTGGTGGGCGGTAATGATTTTTGTGTGGATTGCCGGGATCGAGCTCGACCTGAAAAAAGCTTGGGCCTACAAGCGGGAAAGTAGCATCACCGCTGGGCTTGCGCTGGGTACACCGCTGCTGTTTGGTTGTGGGGCAGCGCTGGCGATGATGGCCTTTAGCGATGGCTGGATTGGTGCCAAGGGCATGACCTGGCAATTTATTCTGGGTGTGGGCATGGCCTGTGCAGTAACGGCGCTGCCGATTCTGATTCTGTTGATGGAAAAGCTTGAAATCCTGCGTCAACCGATTGGCCAGCGTATTTTGCGTTACGCCAGTTTGGACGACATCGCCATCTGGGGTGTATTGGCGTTGATTCTGCTGGATTGGGAGCGTGTGGGTCGCCAGGGTATGTTCTTGCTGGGCTTTACGGTGCTTGCCTACTTATTCCGCAAGTTGATGGTGGCGATTCAAGAGAAAGACCGCTGGTACGCTGGTTTTATCTGGTTGGCAGTCTGCGGTCTTGCAGCCGACTGGGCGGGTTTGCACTATATGGTCGGCGCCTTCCTTGCCGGTGCCGTAATGGATGGCGAATGGTTTAATCAGGAAGATATGGATAAATTACGCCATTTTGTCCTGATGATAATCATGCCGGTATTCTTCCTCAGTACCGGTTTGCGCACGAATTGGGATGTGGGCGGCACGGCGGTATTTATCGCGGCAGCCATCCTGCTGGTGGCTTCAGTGGCGGGTAAATTGGCTGGTGTGCATGCGGCGGGCAAAATCCTCAAGTGGGAAAAAGGCGAGGCATCGATTATTGGTTGGTTGTTGCAAACCAAAGCGCTGATCATGATCATTTTTGCCAATGTCTTGCTCGACAAGGAAATCATCACCAATGAAACCTTCACCGCGCTGCTGATCATGGCAGTGGCCAGCACCATGCTGACCGTACCGGTGGTGGCGCCCAAGTTGCAAAAAATGAAAGAGATTATCTTCCGCTCCAAGTAG
- the hemH gene encoding ferrochelatase translates to MMSQYTALNYDIDPIFHAANKPKAKIGIVLANLGTPDAPTKPALRRYLAEFLADPRVIEVPRVIWMLILHGIILRVRPKKSAALYKSVWTSEGSPLLAISKQQQVAIQEQLGNGFSVKLGMRYGNPSIHSALRELQLEGVRKIIVLPLYPQYAGPTTGSTFDAVAMELKTWRWVPELHFINNYCDEPLYVEALANSVREHIEQNGLPQKIIFSYHGMPKRYLTSGDPYFCLCQKTTRLVQEKLGLDKNTCLTSFQSRFGREEWLKPYTDETLENLPKDGIKDIAMISPAFSADCLETLEELAVENRHAFIAAGGEKYAYIPALNDRADHIHALVELLKSKV, encoded by the coding sequence ATGATGAGTCAATACACAGCACTGAATTACGACATAGACCCGATTTTTCACGCCGCCAATAAACCCAAGGCAAAAATCGGTATTGTGCTGGCAAATCTGGGCACGCCCGATGCCCCCACCAAACCCGCCCTGCGTCGCTACCTGGCAGAGTTTTTGGCTGATCCGCGAGTGATTGAAGTACCGCGCGTGATTTGGATGCTGATTTTGCACGGCATTATTTTGCGCGTGCGCCCAAAAAAATCTGCTGCGCTGTATAAAAGTGTGTGGACCAGCGAAGGCTCGCCGCTACTGGCAATTAGCAAACAACAACAGGTGGCGATTCAGGAACAGCTGGGGAATGGCTTCAGTGTTAAATTGGGCATGCGCTATGGCAACCCTTCCATTCACAGTGCGCTGCGTGAATTGCAACTCGAAGGCGTGCGCAAAATTATTGTGTTGCCACTCTACCCGCAATACGCTGGCCCCACCACCGGCTCAACCTTTGATGCCGTAGCGATGGAATTAAAAACCTGGCGCTGGGTGCCGGAGTTACATTTTATTAATAACTATTGTGATGAGCCGCTCTACGTGGAAGCACTGGCTAACTCTGTGCGCGAGCACATTGAACAAAATGGCCTGCCGCAAAAAATTATTTTTTCCTATCACGGCATGCCCAAACGTTATTTAACCTCGGGCGACCCCTACTTTTGTCTGTGTCAAAAAACCACGCGTTTGGTGCAGGAAAAACTGGGCTTGGATAAAAACACATGCCTCACCAGTTTTCAATCGCGTTTTGGTCGCGAGGAATGGCTGAAACCCTATACCGATGAAACATTGGAAAATCTGCCGAAAGACGGCATCAAAGATATCGCGATGATATCGCCGGCATTTAGCGCCGACTGTTTGGAAACCTTAGAGGAATTGGCAGTGGAAAATCGCCATGCGTTTATAGCAGCGGGCGGAGAAAAATACGCTTACATTCCAGCCCTGAATGACCGCGCGGATCATATTCATGCGCTGGTGGAATTATTAAAATCAAAGGTATAG
- a CDS encoding DUF6482 family protein: protein MASGRALIFSYSDCAHYLAGTTQEPEGSSSAAQLLRNAEGKVAKFPSLFRAQEALKKLGYSNGWLVMQSPYDEMIGNGAAQKTELPMPFNLGD, encoded by the coding sequence ATGGCCAGTGGGCGTGCGTTAATTTTCAGTTACAGTGATTGTGCGCATTACCTTGCCGGCACTACCCAAGAGCCTGAAGGCTCAAGTAGCGCCGCACAACTGCTGCGCAATGCCGAGGGGAAAGTGGCAAAATTCCCCAGCCTGTTTCGCGCACAGGAGGCACTGAAAAAGTTGGGCTACTCCAATGGCTGGCTGGTTATGCAATCGCCCTACGATGAAATGATTGGCAACGGGGCGGCGCAAAAAACGGAATTGCCGATGCCGTTTAACCTTGGCGATTAA
- a CDS encoding gamma-glutamylcyclotransferase: MYDGEFIFVYGTLRRACSTGAHNIYLAGAEFIDSAAVDGTLFRVSYYPALKLDNSGSKVIGEVYKLHSAEQLARLDVYEECDYPAQPDQEYQRQKINLLTTSGVALSAWVYAYQHASEGLEIITSGDFLNP; this comes from the coding sequence ATGTACGACGGTGAATTTATTTTTGTGTACGGCACCTTGCGCCGCGCGTGCAGCACAGGGGCACACAACATTTATTTGGCAGGTGCAGAATTTATCGACAGCGCAGCAGTAGATGGCACTTTGTTTCGGGTTAGCTATTATCCGGCGCTGAAACTCGATAACAGTGGGAGCAAGGTGATTGGAGAGGTTTATAAACTCCACTCCGCGGAGCAATTAGCACGATTGGATGTGTATGAAGAGTGCGATTACCCCGCACAACCGGATCAGGAATATCAACGCCAGAAAATTAATTTACTAACGACGTCAGGAGTAGCGCTGTCGGCATGGGTTTACGCTTATCAACACGCCAGTGAGGGTTTGGAAATTATCACCAGTGGCGACTTTCTGAACCCCTAA
- the typA gene encoding translational GTPase TypA, translating into MTDNSAIEKLRNIAIIAHVDHGKTSMVDQLLRQSGTLDRRDDGADLIMDSNDQERERGITILAKNTAIKWNDYRINIVDTPGHADFGGEVERVLSMVDSVLLIVDAVGGPMPQTRFVTSKAFEQGLNPIVVINKIDRPGARPEWVVDQVFDLFDRLGATEEQLDFPIIYASALNGVAGLSPDDIADDMTPLFQMIVDKVKPPKVDLDGPFQMQISALDYSSYVGVIGIGRITRGSLSPNQQIVVVDHEGNTRKAKVLQVMGYHGLQRIETDKAYAGDIVCITGVDKLGISDTLCSPDCIEPLPALSIDEPTVSMTFQVNDSPFAGKEGKFVTSRNIKDRLDQELIANVALRVQQGDSPDKFIVSGRGELHLSVLIENMRREGYELGVSRPEVVQKIIDGVVHEPFEQVVIDVEEEHQGKVMEELGLRKGELNNMEPDGKGRIKLEFLCPSRGLIGFRGQFLTMTSGSGIMTSIFDHYGPVKEGEVAKRQNGVLVSMVKGKTLAYGLHPLQDRGRLFLGAGVEVYEGQIVGIHSRSNDLVVNPTKAKQLTNVRASGTDDALTLSPPIRHTLEQALEFIEDDELVEVTPQSIRLRKKLLTENERKRGKKA; encoded by the coding sequence GTGACAGACAATTCAGCAATCGAAAAACTACGCAATATCGCCATTATCGCCCACGTTGACCACGGCAAAACCTCTATGGTTGACCAGTTGTTGCGCCAATCAGGGACCCTTGATCGTCGCGATGACGGCGCCGACCTGATCATGGACAGCAACGATCAGGAGCGCGAGCGCGGCATTACCATTCTGGCGAAAAACACCGCCATCAAATGGAATGACTATCGCATCAACATCGTGGACACTCCCGGCCACGCCGACTTCGGCGGTGAAGTAGAGCGCGTATTGTCGATGGTTGACTCGGTATTGCTGATTGTGGACGCCGTTGGCGGCCCAATGCCACAGACCCGTTTTGTAACCTCCAAAGCGTTTGAACAAGGTTTGAACCCGATTGTGGTGATCAACAAAATCGACCGTCCCGGCGCTCGCCCTGAGTGGGTGGTAGATCAAGTATTTGACTTGTTTGACCGCTTGGGTGCGACTGAAGAACAGCTCGACTTCCCGATCATTTACGCCTCCGCGTTGAATGGTGTTGCTGGCCTGTCACCCGATGACATCGCCGATGACATGACTCCGCTGTTCCAAATGATCGTAGACAAAGTGAAGCCGCCTAAAGTTGACCTGGACGGCCCCTTCCAAATGCAAATTTCAGCGCTGGACTACAGCAGCTATGTGGGTGTTATCGGTATTGGCCGTATCACTCGCGGCAGTCTGTCGCCCAACCAACAAATCGTGGTGGTTGACCACGAAGGCAACACCCGTAAAGCGAAAGTGCTGCAAGTGATGGGTTACCACGGCTTGCAACGTATCGAGACCGACAAAGCTTACGCGGGCGATATCGTGTGTATTACCGGTGTCGATAAACTCGGTATCTCCGATACCCTGTGCAGCCCGGATTGTATTGAGCCCTTGCCAGCACTGTCGATTGACGAGCCAACCGTGAGCATGACCTTCCAGGTAAATGACTCGCCCTTTGCTGGTAAAGAAGGCAAGTTCGTCACCAGCCGTAACATCAAAGACCGTTTGGATCAGGAATTGATTGCCAACGTAGCGCTGCGCGTACAGCAAGGCGATTCACCGGATAAATTTATCGTTTCCGGTCGCGGTGAATTGCACCTGTCGGTACTGATCGAAAACATGCGTCGTGAAGGCTACGAGTTGGGCGTATCGCGCCCGGAAGTGGTTCAGAAAATTATCGACGGCGTGGTACATGAGCCCTTCGAGCAAGTGGTCATCGACGTTGAAGAAGAGCATCAAGGTAAAGTGATGGAAGAGCTTGGCCTGCGTAAAGGCGAGCTGAACAATATGGAGCCGGATGGCAAAGGCCGCATCAAGTTGGAATTCCTCTGCCCATCGCGCGGCTTGATCGGTTTCCGTGGCCAGTTCCTGACCATGACTTCCGGTTCCGGCATCATGACCAGTATTTTTGACCACTACGGCCCGGTAAAAGAGGGTGAAGTCGCCAAGCGTCAAAACGGTGTATTGGTTTCCATGGTGAAAGGTAAAACCCTCGCCTACGGCCTGCACCCACTGCAAGATCGCGGTCGTTTATTCCTCGGTGCCGGTGTGGAAGTGTACGAAGGTCAAATCGTGGGTATTCACTCGCGCTCCAATGACCTGGTAGTAAACCCAACCAAAGCCAAACAATTGACCAACGTACGTGCTTCCGGTACTGACGATGCGCTGACCCTGTCTCCGCCTATCCGTCACACTCTTGAGCAAGCGTTGGAATTTATTGAAGATGACGAATTGGTAGAAGTAACGCCACAAAGCATCCGCCTGCGCAAAAAACTGCTTACCGAAAACGAGCGTAAGCGCGGCAAAAAAGCGTAA
- a CDS encoding acyltransferase, whose translation MSLAPVTARRERIVEFDYLRGLAIGVIVLGHSIFLAQPLFPALLENLLRGGTGLFVFISGFFFHRVFAARFDYRDFVAKKTKALLIPFVFISLLALLIRAFGWWQDGLPWQQNLLNVWYTLRNGYVLYPHWYIPFILLTFCCAPLHMRFLQLHCRWQLLLLLAFSVVALFLHRPQSNNNFLQSLVYYTPFYLLGMLVSQYYARVHQWRGLLLLGSVLVVVVTALSQTYLWGHLGNYHKAAFSYEGLDLQFVQVLFACIALLLLCYHLHWRWLQQHLAWLAELSFPIFFIHPLLTIALENLVQTEAFKPFLPAANIQLSLAIFVATFVVQFYGSVVIAVVLRHTLGSDSKWLIG comes from the coding sequence ATGAGCCTTGCGCCAGTGACAGCGCGGAGGGAACGAATAGTCGAGTTTGATTACCTGCGCGGTCTGGCAATTGGCGTGATTGTGCTCGGGCACTCGATTTTCCTTGCCCAACCGCTGTTTCCTGCGCTGCTCGAAAACCTGTTGCGCGGTGGCACCGGGCTGTTTGTGTTTATCTCCGGTTTCTTCTTCCATCGCGTATTTGCGGCGCGTTTTGACTATCGCGATTTTGTCGCGAAAAAAACCAAAGCCCTGTTGATTCCGTTTGTTTTTATTTCGCTATTGGCACTGCTGATTCGCGCCTTTGGTTGGTGGCAGGATGGCCTCCCCTGGCAGCAGAACCTGCTCAATGTCTGGTACACCCTGCGCAATGGGTATGTGCTCTATCCTCACTGGTACATTCCTTTCATTCTCTTGACCTTTTGCTGTGCCCCGCTGCATATGCGGTTCTTGCAGTTGCATTGCCGCTGGCAATTATTGTTGCTGCTGGCGTTTTCGGTAGTTGCGCTGTTTCTGCATCGCCCCCAGTCCAACAATAATTTTTTACAGTCGCTGGTTTACTACACGCCTTTTTATTTGCTGGGTATGTTGGTTTCGCAATATTACGCACGAGTGCATCAATGGCGCGGGCTGCTGCTCTTGGGAAGTGTGCTGGTGGTTGTAGTCACAGCGCTGAGCCAAACTTATCTTTGGGGTCATCTCGGCAATTACCACAAGGCCGCATTTAGTTATGAGGGGCTGGATCTGCAATTTGTGCAGGTATTGTTTGCCTGTATTGCCCTGTTGTTACTCTGCTACCACCTCCACTGGCGCTGGCTGCAACAGCATCTGGCATGGCTTGCTGAACTGAGTTTTCCGATCTTTTTTATCCATCCGCTGCTGACCATCGCGCTGGAAAATTTGGTACAAACGGAGGCTTTTAAACCATTTTTGCCCGCAGCCAATATCCAACTCAGTCTCGCCATCTTTGTCGCGACATTTGTTGTGCAGTTTTACGGATCGGTGGTGATTGCGGTGGTGTTGCGTCACACGCTGGGTTCAGATAGCAAGTGGCTGATAGGTTAA
- the thiI gene encoding tRNA uracil 4-sulfurtransferase ThiI: protein MHFVVKVFPEIIMKTPPVRKRFIKQLRDNLRLLLANIGVQIDVQRDWEKIEIRSPEADAQITAQVAEVLAHTPGIANFVLIHEYPLGDLESIFQHTLHHWREPLAGKTFCVRIKRVGQHSFSSVEAEKYVGGGLLQHSQAKGVILQKPEITVPLEIKGDRLWVVTSKTQGLGGYPLGAQDPVLSLISGGFDSTVSTYLCIKRGLRAHYCFFNLGGRAHEIGVKEVAYYLWNKYGASHRVKFVTVPFEEVLKEILEKVDNAYMGVVLKRMMLRAAEKVAESLEIPALVTGESVAQVASQTLINLNVIDRAVDTVVLRPLVTMDKGEIIDISRKIGTESFAASMPEYCGVISVNPTTRAKLPRVEHEESKFDMAILERAFSERRAQNIDEIVDELDADLSVPMVGEIAAGQVVIDIRHPDEQEANPLKLDGIDVRVIPFYSLNNQFAHLDSSLQYFLYCQKGVMSQLHAANLKDAGHLNVGVYRPEPRSACAIS from the coding sequence ATGCATTTTGTTGTCAAAGTTTTTCCCGAAATCATTATGAAAACCCCTCCGGTACGTAAGCGCTTTATCAAGCAGCTGCGCGACAACCTGAGGTTGCTCCTGGCCAATATCGGGGTGCAAATTGATGTGCAGCGCGACTGGGAAAAAATTGAAATTCGCAGCCCCGAGGCAGATGCACAGATCACCGCGCAGGTCGCCGAGGTGCTTGCCCATACCCCCGGTATCGCCAACTTCGTGTTGATTCATGAATATCCCTTGGGCGATTTGGAGTCGATTTTCCAACACACCCTGCATCACTGGCGTGAGCCGCTGGCCGGCAAAACCTTTTGTGTGCGCATCAAGCGCGTGGGGCAGCACAGCTTTAGTTCGGTGGAGGCGGAGAAATATGTGGGCGGTGGTCTGCTGCAGCATTCGCAGGCCAAGGGCGTGATACTGCAAAAACCGGAAATCACTGTGCCGTTGGAAATCAAGGGTGATCGCCTGTGGGTCGTCACCAGTAAAACCCAAGGGCTGGGTGGTTATCCTCTCGGCGCGCAAGACCCGGTGCTGTCGCTGATTTCCGGCGGTTTTGACTCCACCGTCTCAACCTATCTGTGTATCAAACGCGGCCTGCGTGCCCACTACTGCTTTTTTAATCTGGGCGGCCGCGCCCATGAAATCGGCGTGAAAGAAGTTGCCTACTACCTGTGGAATAAATACGGTGCCTCCCATCGAGTGAAGTTTGTCACTGTGCCCTTTGAGGAAGTGCTGAAAGAGATTCTGGAAAAAGTCGACAACGCTTACATGGGCGTGGTGCTCAAGCGCATGATGCTGCGTGCGGCGGAAAAAGTGGCGGAATCGCTGGAAATTCCGGCGCTGGTAACCGGCGAGAGTGTGGCGCAAGTGGCGAGTCAGACCCTGATCAATCTGAATGTGATTGATCGCGCCGTCGACACTGTAGTGTTGCGTCCGCTGGTAACTATGGACAAGGGCGAAATTATCGACATCTCGCGCAAAATCGGCACTGAGAGCTTTGCCGCGAGCATGCCTGAGTACTGCGGGGTGATTTCGGTCAACCCGACCACCAGAGCCAAATTGCCGCGTGTAGAGCACGAGGAAAGCAAGTTCGACATGGCGATTCTGGAGCGCGCCTTTAGCGAGCGGCGCGCACAGAATATCGACGAAATTGTCGATGAGCTGGATGCTGACCTGAGTGTGCCCATGGTGGGCGAAATTGCCGCCGGGCAGGTGGTGATTGATATTCGTCACCCGGATGAGCAGGAGGCCAATCCGCTCAAACTGGATGGCATAGACGTGCGCGTCATCCCTTTTTATTCCCTCAACAACCAATTTGCGCACTTGGATAGCAGCCTTCAGTATTTTCTCTACTGCCAGAAGGGGGTCATGAGTCAATTGCATGCCGCCAATCTGAAAGATGCGGGCCACCTTAACGTGGGGGTTTATCGCCCCGAACCACGCAGCGCCTGCGCAATTTCATGA
- a CDS encoding methyl-accepting chemotaxis protein: protein MRNIRIGLRLTFGFGALALILLAQGIFGLNSMSNMNNHTKEITGIWIPTLNAVGDLNLALMRYRVNAVRLVVDADPSAVAKGETNLQSRAQELEQASMAFEREITEPEERRIFEDLKQTKSLYMQNTARVLAAMKAGDTTAAITIVDTELNVLADQMTKMLLVLGQINRDGAKKAADASSEAYTSAQTLVIGSIVIALFITAVLALMITRSIVSPLQQAVAATETIATGNLTQQIRFDGNDEPARLLASLAMMQDNLRSTITQIGNSSVQLASAGEELSSVAEESSRNLQRQNDEIQQAASAVTEMSAAVDEVARNAVSTAEESNESSRLAHDGRDKVHHTVAALKSMSQEFGRTSALIGGLAEQSKDIGKVLDVIRAIAEQTNLLALNAAIEAARAGEAGRGFAVVADEVRALAHRTQVSTQEIEQMISKVQGGTAAAVESMKGSVEHASKTLTVAEQAGGALEQIYQKAGQIGERNLLIASASEEQAAVAREVDRNIVNISDLSTQSAAGANQTSAATYELARLATDLNTLVSRFVI, encoded by the coding sequence ATGAGAAACATCAGGATAGGATTGCGTTTGACATTTGGCTTTGGAGCGCTTGCGCTGATTTTGTTAGCGCAAGGCATTTTCGGCCTGAACAGCATGTCGAACATGAATAACCATACAAAAGAAATTACTGGTATTTGGATTCCCACCCTTAACGCCGTGGGAGATTTAAACCTCGCACTGATGCGCTACCGCGTTAATGCGGTGCGTTTAGTGGTGGACGCAGACCCCTCTGCGGTTGCCAAAGGAGAAACAAATTTGCAGTCGCGCGCGCAAGAGCTTGAGCAAGCATCTATGGCCTTTGAGCGCGAAATTACCGAGCCTGAAGAACGGCGGATTTTCGAAGATCTCAAGCAAACCAAATCACTCTATATGCAGAATACCGCGCGGGTTTTGGCCGCCATGAAAGCGGGTGACACCACCGCTGCGATCACCATTGTGGACACCGAACTCAATGTTCTCGCCGACCAAATGACCAAGATGCTTCTTGTCCTTGGACAAATAAACCGCGATGGCGCCAAAAAGGCAGCCGATGCATCCAGCGAAGCTTATACGAGCGCCCAAACCTTAGTCATTGGCAGTATTGTCATCGCCCTTTTCATCACTGCCGTGCTGGCACTTATGATCACGCGCAGCATTGTGAGCCCCTTACAACAAGCCGTAGCCGCCACCGAAACCATCGCCACCGGCAACCTTACCCAGCAGATCCGCTTTGACGGCAACGACGAGCCAGCGCGCCTGCTCGCATCACTCGCGATGATGCAAGATAACCTGCGCAGTACCATCACCCAAATTGGCAACTCGTCGGTACAGTTAGCCTCTGCAGGCGAGGAGCTAAGTTCGGTAGCGGAAGAGTCCTCACGCAACTTACAGCGGCAGAATGATGAGATCCAGCAGGCGGCGTCGGCAGTCACCGAAATGAGCGCCGCGGTGGACGAGGTTGCGCGCAATGCAGTGAGCACGGCCGAGGAGTCCAATGAATCTTCTCGCTTGGCGCATGATGGGCGCGACAAAGTGCATCACACAGTAGCGGCACTTAAATCCATGAGCCAAGAGTTTGGGCGCACCTCAGCATTGATTGGCGGTCTCGCGGAACAATCCAAAGATATTGGCAAGGTATTGGATGTGATTCGCGCCATCGCTGAACAGACTAATTTGCTCGCCTTGAATGCGGCAATTGAAGCGGCGCGTGCCGGAGAGGCTGGCCGTGGTTTTGCAGTAGTGGCGGACGAAGTGCGCGCACTGGCGCATCGCACCCAAGTGTCCACCCAAGAAATTGAACAGATGATTAGCAAAGTGCAAGGTGGCACAGCGGCGGCGGTGGAATCAATGAAAGGCAGCGTCGAACACGCCAGTAAAACCCTCACCGTGGCCGAGCAAGCGGGCGGCGCACTGGAGCAGATTTACCAAAAGGCGGGGCAGATCGGTGAACGCAACCTGTTGATTGCCAGCGCGTCGGAAGAACAGGCGGCAGTCGCGCGCGAAGTGGATCGCAATATTGTGAACATCAGCGATCTCTCCACCCAATCGGCGGCAGGCGCCAATCAAACCAGTGCTGCTACCTACGAGCTGGCGCGGCTGGCAACTGATTTGAATACACTGGTATCGCGCTTTGTTATTTAA
- a CDS encoding thiol-disulfide oxidoreductase DCC family protein translates to MPLPLPIQSAQLFYDGRCPLCAGEMALLRKHKRAGLTLVDIHSLLSISEAEREQMLRDLHLLLPDGRWLLGVEANVAAWSFTPMGFLWKPLRWRIWSGLVDRVYRRWADKRYCKSYACSLDNAS, encoded by the coding sequence ATGCCATTGCCCCTGCCCATCCAAAGCGCCCAACTTTTTTATGATGGCCGCTGTCCATTGTGCGCAGGGGAGATGGCTCTTTTACGCAAACACAAACGTGCTGGATTAACCCTGGTGGATATTCACTCGCTGCTGAGTATTAGTGAGGCAGAGCGCGAGCAGATGTTGCGCGATTTGCATCTGTTATTGCCGGATGGTCGCTGGCTGTTAGGCGTGGAGGCGAATGTAGCGGCCTGGTCATTTACACCCATGGGCTTCTTATGGAAGCCGCTGCGCTGGCGAATTTGGTCGGGGCTGGTGGATCGTGTTTATCGCCGCTGGGCAGATAAGCGTTACTGCAAAAGCTACGCGTGCTCGCTGGATAATGCGAGTTAA